The following coding sequences are from one Roseinatronobacter monicus window:
- a CDS encoding type II toxin-antitoxin system VapC family toxin: MFLDASVIVAVLKNEPESPALLNAMEGARGKLRHSGITRLEASMALARTYKEQRGDTHATAQDFETASQLVSELLEVLESYEVHITGSIADAAIRALAQYGHMVGHKAKLKFGDALSYACAKAYHAPLLYKGKDFKHTDLL, encoded by the coding sequence ATGTTCCTTGATGCAAGCGTGATCGTCGCCGTCCTCAAGAATGAGCCTGAAAGCCCTGCCTTGCTCAATGCCATGGAAGGCGCGCGCGGGAAGCTTCGGCACTCCGGCATCACCAGACTGGAAGCGTCGATGGCTCTGGCCCGAACCTATAAAGAGCAACGCGGCGACACGCACGCGACAGCGCAAGATTTCGAGACAGCCAGCCAGCTCGTAAGCGAGTTGCTGGAAGTGCTCGAGTCATATGAGGTTCACATAACAGGCAGCATCGCAGATGCAGCGATCCGCGCTTTGGCGCAATATGGTCACATGGTGGGCCACAAGGCGAAGCTGAAATTCGGTGATGCTTTGTCCTATGCTTGTGCCAAAGCCTATCACGCGCCGCTACTATACAAGGGTAAAGATTTCAAACATACAGACCTTTTGTGA
- a CDS encoding helix-turn-helix domain-containing protein, translating to MMHAVDIHVGQRIRQRRWMLGMTQKQLASTSGVKFQQIQKYETGANRVSASRLWEFAEELQVPISYFFEGLDEAGAPTNESDLNSTKEAASLVRVFYSIPEAQRKPLLTFAQSLAQPRDAE from the coding sequence TTGATGCATGCAGTGGATATCCATGTTGGGCAGCGTATTCGCCAAAGACGTTGGATGCTTGGCATGACGCAAAAGCAGCTTGCGTCGACATCGGGTGTCAAGTTTCAGCAGATCCAGAAATATGAGACGGGCGCGAACCGGGTGTCAGCGTCGCGCCTGTGGGAATTCGCAGAGGAACTGCAAGTACCGATAAGCTATTTCTTCGAAGGGCTGGATGAAGCGGGAGCGCCCACCAATGAGTCCGATCTGAACAGCACCAAGGAAGCGGCTTCCTTGGTTCGTGTATTTTATTCTATTCCAGAAGCGCAGCGCAAACCTTTGCTCACGTTCGCCCAGTCGCTTGCCCAGCCACGCGACGCCGAATAG